The stretch of DNA TCGGTGACGACCCCGAAACCGACGGCGGCGCGACAGCTGCAGGCGCAACCGCCGTCCTGCTAGACGACGTCCCTCTCACGGAGTTTCCCGACTGGTTGGAGGCCCACTGATGGGACTGTCGGCCATTCTCGCCGTGGGACTCGCGTTCGTGCTCGATGCGCGCTTTGCGGAGCCACCAGCACGCGTTCACCCCGTGGCGATGTTCGGCCGACTCATCGCGCCGCTCGACCGCGATTGGCGCACGCCAACACTCGTCGGCGCGGCGATTGCACTCTTTTTTCCACTCGCGGCGGCGCTCGTCGCCGCAAGCACGATTTTCGTCATTTCCACGCCCCTGCTCGCCGCGCTCGTTGCCGGACTCTGGCTGTTTTCGACCACGAGTCGGTCGATGCTCGTCTCGCTCGCCCGTGACGTGCTCGCGGCCATCGACGCGGATGATCCGACCGCACGCAGCCATATCCGCGGTCTCGTCGGTCGAGAAACCACCAATCTCTCGCCGGGCGAACTCCGCAGCGGCGCGGTCGAGAGCGCGGCCGAAAATCTCGCAGACGGGCTCGTCGCACCCCTGCTCGCGTTCGCCCTCGGCGTGCAGGTCTCGCTCGCCGCCGGCGTCGCTGGTGCGGTGTGGGTGAAAGCTGTGAACACGCTCGATTCGATGCTCGGCTATCCAGACAAACCCCACGGCACCGCGAGCGCCCGCCTCGACGACGCGGTGATGTGGCTTCCCGCCCGCGCAAGCGCCGCCTTGCTTGCGCTTGCCGCCCGGAATCTGCGCGCGCTCTCCGTGGCACGAAGGTGGGCACACGCACCGCCGTCGCCCAATTCTGGCTGGCCGATGGCGACGCTCGCCGCGGCGACGAACGCCCAACTGCGAAAACCCGACACCTACACGCTGAATCCCGAGGCGTCGCTGCCGAGTTCTGAGAGGGCAACCCGCGGCGTCCGCATCGTGAACGTCGCGTGCGTCCTCGCCTTTTTCCTCGCCGGGGTGATTGCGTGGTTCTGACGGCCCTCAAGGGCGCGCTCGGCTTCCTCTCACAGGTTCCCGTCGGACAGACCGGAACGGCGTGGGAGGCCTTTTTGCGAACTCCGGCCGCGTTCCCGCTCGCGGGGTACGTCATCGGTGGGCTCCTCGCGGTTCCTTTGCTCCTCCCACTTCCACCAGCGACGGCGGCCATCGTGTTCGTCTGCTGGCTGCTCGTCGTCACCGGCATCAACCACGCAGACGGCGTGGCAGACCTCGGTGACGCGCTCGCGGTCCACGGCGGCCCCGAACGCAGACGCGAAGTCATGCGCGATACGACCGTCGGGGTCGGAGCCGTTCTCGCCGTCTGTGTCGTGTTTCTCGGCGTCGCAACCGCAGGATTCTCGCTCGCAAGCCTTCCACTCGCGGCGCTCTCTGTGGTCGTCGCCGCCGAGGTCAGCGCAAAACTCGGGATGGTGCTGGTCGCGTGCTTCGGGACGGCCGCCCACGAGGGACTCGGCTCCGCGCTCACCGAACCGCTTGGCCCGCTCTCGTTCGCCCTCCCGCTGCTCGTCTCGCTTCCCGTCGTGGCGCTTTCGTGGCCCACACCTGCCGCGTCCGTCGCGCTCGTCGCCGGACTCGCAACCGCACTCGTCGTGTTCTGGTGGGCGAACCGCACGCTCGGCGGCGTGAGCGGCGACGTACTCGGCGCAACCAACGAACTCGCGCGCGCCGTCGCGCTCCACGCGGGGGTGGTCGCATGGATGCGCTGGTGATGTGCGGTGGCCGCGGCACCCGCCTCAACGCCGACGTGGAAAAACCGCTCTACGAAATCGCGGGCGAGCCGATGGTCGATGCCGTCATCACTGCGCTCGAAGAGAGCCGTGTCGAGCGCACCGTCGCTGTCGTCTCACCGCACACTCCCGAAACCGCCCGCCACCTCGACTCGCTCCCGCACATCGAGACGCCCGGCGAGGGCTACGTTGAAGACCTTGGGTACGCCCTCTCGCGCGTCTTGAAACCCGTCCTGACCGTCGCCGCAGACCTGCCGTTGCTCACGGGTGAGGTTCTCAACGCCGTCCTCGACGCCTACGACGGCGACTCGCTCACCGTCTGTGTCCCCGCCGCGCTCAAATACCGACTCGGTGTGAGCGCCGACCTGACCTTCGACCACGAGGGGCAAGCCGTCGCGCCAACGGGCGTGAACATCGTCGCCCCATCCACTTCTGAAACCATGTATCTTGCAGCTGACCCACGACTGGCAGTGAACGTGAATCGACCAACAGACGCCCAGATTTCGGAGGCGTGGCGATGAGGTTCGTCCTCGCCTGCGCCGCGACCGAAACCGCCCAAATCGAGGGTATCAGTGCCGCGGGCGCGACCCGGACGCTGATGGCGCACACGCCCCCCGCAGACGCCGAACTCATCGAGTACGGCGAACCGACACTTGCGCCAGTCGTGCCCGTGAGCCCTGATGGCTGTCCTACCCCCGCAATCGTCACGCGCGCGGTACGCGAATGCACGGACTTTCCACTGCTGGTCGTGGACGCGGGACTCGCCGCACAGACGGGCGCACCAACCGTCGACCTCGGCGACCGACCGGGCGGCGACATTCGAAATCGAGACCCCGTCCCGAACGCTGTAGCCATCTACGACCGCGGCGTCGAACTCGGCGAATCGCTCCCCGACGACCACCTCGTCATCGGGGAGACCATTCCGGGCGGGACGACGACGGCGCTCGGCGTGCTCACCGCACTCGGCGAACCCCACGCCACCTCGTCGTCGCTCCCCGAGAATCCCCAATCGCTGAAAGAACGCGTCGTGGAGGAGGGCCTCACTGCGAGCAACCTTGCGCCCGGCGACTGCGCAGAATACCCACTCGAAGCAGTGCGGCAGATGGGCGACCCGATGCTCGCGGCGGTGTCCGGCATCGCCGTCGGCGCGCTGTCTCGGGGTGCTCGCGTCACGCTCGCCGGGGGCACCCAACAGATTGCGGCCGCCGCGCTCGTTCGACACCAGGGCATCGAAGCCCCGCTCGAACTCGCCACCACGTCGTTCGTCGCGAACGACCCGTCGTCCGATGTTCAAGGCGCTGCAGCCGACCTCGGCCTCACCTTCACCGTCACCGATCCCGGATTCGATGACCAAGAACACGTCGCCACGGAGCACTACTGCGCGGGCGTTGCAAAGGAGGGCGCGGGCATGGGCGGGGCGCTCGCCGTCGCCGTAGAACGCGACGTTTCGATGGCAGCCATTCGAGAACAACTCGTCGAGTGCTACGACCGGTTGGTGGGAGCGAATGGAGCCTGAGGCGATTCGCGCGACGGGTCGGGTTCCCCACGGCAGCAGCGACGACCCAACCGTCCTTGATTTCAGCGCGAACACGAACCCACTCGTGCCACGGGGCGTCCGCGAGGTGTACGAAACCGCCTTCGAGCAGGCGCGAACCTACCCGCAGGAACCGCCCGCGGCTTACCGGGAGGCGGCGGCAGAATACGTCGGTTGTGACTCAACCCAAACCATCCCGACGCCGGGCGGCCTCGCCGCGATTCGCCTCGCCATCGAGTGCACCGTCTCACCCGGCGACTCCGTGCTCATCCCGTATCCGAGCTTTGGCGAGTACGCCCGGGAAGTACAGCTACAGGGCGCACAGCCCGAGTTCGTGCCACATGACGAACTGCTCGAAACCGACCCGGAGGGACATGCGCTCGCCATCGTGTGCAACCCGAACAATCCGACGGGAGACGCGTACAACCCAGACTCGCTCCGCGAATTTGCCCGCGCCTGCCACGAAGCTAGCACGCCACTACTCGTAGACGAGGCGTTTCTCGGGTTCACCGACCACCCCTCGCTCGCGGGCGAACCGGGCGTCATCGTGGCGCGCTCGCTCACCAAACTGTTCGGCCTGCCGGGCATCCGCGCTGGTTTTGCGGTGGCTGATGGCGACCTGCGAGACGCCCTACTCACCGCGCGTCGGTCGTGGAACATGGGCACGCCCGCGCTCGCCGTCGGCGCGTTCTGTATGCGCGAAACCGCATTCATCGCAGCGACCAGAACTCGCGTGGCGAACGAACGCGAGCGCATGACGGCGGCGCTCGCAGAACAGTTCGAGGTGCATCACTCGGACGCACCGTACCTCTTGCTCGACGTTGGCGACAGGGACGTGGCGAACCTTCTCGATCACGCGCTGTCCCACGGCATTGCCATCCGCGACGCGACGACGTTCCGCGGTCTCGACTCGCACATCCGGGTTGCAGTTCGCTTGCCCGACGAGAACGACGAACTGCTGGCGGTGCTCTGTGATGTTTGAGCCAACCGTTTGCGAGGAGGTACTTTGCGTCTCTCAGCCCGGTGGCCGCTGGCTTTCGACCGGGTGGAACGGCGGATTCGAAGACGCCGACGCCGCGTTCAACGTGAGCGTTCCGGAGGGGTGGGAACACACCGACCTCAGCGCGTACGCCAGAGAGCGCAGAGCGCAGGCACGCTTCACAGATTCGGGGCCGACGCTGTTCACGGGCGTCGATATGGAACACCTTCGCGGCGCGCGTCTGGACGGCGTTGTCGCCTTCGCCACCGCGGGTGTCTCGAACCCGGCGGCGCTTCCGATGGAACCGTCGGGCGAGCCATCGTCGCCTGTCGAAGGGCCGGAGGCGGGAACCGTGAACGTGATTCTCTGTACCGACCGCGCGCTCGCGGACGACGCGCTGGCGACGCTCCTCGGCGTGGCTGTCGAGGCAAAAACCGCGACCTTGCTCGCGAAAACTGGGTTCACCGGTACGACGACTGACGCGGTTATCGTCGGCGCTGACCCCGCAGGCGAGGACGCCACGTTCACCGGAAGTGCAACGCCCGTCGGAACCGCCGCACGGGCCTGCGTGCGCGAAGCGGTGAGTGCCTCGCTCGCCGCCCGCTATGCGGGGAATCCCGACAAGCCGATGCCAACGAGCGTTGCAGACGCCAAATACGGCGTCACCACAACAGACCGCGCAACCATTTTTAACCCATACCGATGACCGATTCAAACTCAGACGAAACACGACGCGACGCACAGCTCAAAAACACGCCCGGAAAGGGCCGCACGCCGACCGCTCGCGCCATCGAACCGAACTCTCCAGAGGAGTTCGGGCTGGTGTCTGTGTGGTGGGGCAACGGGAAAGGAAAAACGACCGCCGCACTCGGCATGGGCTTTCGCGCCGCGGGCCACGGCTATCGCGTCCACTTCCTTCAGTTCATGAAAGGCGGTGCCTCAAGCGTCGAAGACGTGCGCGGCGAGTACAACGCCATCGACGCATTCCCCGGATTCACCTACGAAACCTCGGGGAGTTACGGCTGGCACGGCTTTTTAGACGAAAGCGACGACGACGAACACGAAGCCCGCGCCAAAGCCGGCCTCGACCGGGCACGCGAGTTGCTCTGGGGGGCGTCGGGCGTCTCGCTCGACGAACCACTTGCACTCGACGGCGAACCCGAGGAGGGCGTCCACATGCTCATCTTAGACGAGATTCTCTACGCCGCAAATCGCGGGCTGGTCGAACCCGAAGACGTGGTCGCACTCATCGAGAACAAACCGCCGAATCTCGAACTCGTGTTGACCGGCGGGCACGAACCACCCGAGTACGTCTTCGAGGGCGCAGACCTCGTGACCGAGGTGAAAAAGCACAAACACCCATTCGACGCTGGCCAACGCGCACGCCGAGGGACGGAGTATTGACGCGCACGATTCTGGTCGCGGGCACCGCGAGCCACGTCGGGAAGAGCACGGTCGCCGCAGGCCTGTGTCACGCCCTCGCTGACGCGGGTGTGTCGGTCGCCCCGTTCAAAGCCCAGAACATGAGCAACAACGCGCGGGTGGCCCTGTCGCCCGACGGTGACTGGGGCGAAATCGGCGTCTCGCAGTTCGTCCAAGCGCGGGCGGCGCGGGTTCCAGCGACGACGGACATGAATCCCGTCCTGCTCAAACCGCGCGGTGACGGTCAGTCCCAACTCGTGATTCAGGGCAAAGCGGTCGGCAACTTTGAGGCCGGAGCGTACTACGAAGACGGATGGGAACAGGCGAAGTCCGCGGCCGAAGAATCCTTCGAGCGACTCGCCGCCGAGTACGACGTCATCGTCGCAGAGGGAGCGGGGAGCATCGCGGAAATCAACCTCGCAGACCGCGACCTCGCCAACCGCGAAACCGCGCGGTTCGCGGACGCTGACATCCTCCTTTTGGGGGATATCGAACGCGGTGGCGTGTTTGCCAGCCTCTACGGGACACTCGAACTGATGCCAGCGGAACTCAGAGAACGTGTGATTGGAACCGTCATCACCAAGTTCCGCGGCGACCCGAGCCTGCTTGATTCCGGCCTTGCGGATCTGGAAGCGAGAACCGGCGTCCCGTGTCTCGGCGTGCTTCCCTACGACGACCCCGGCTTGCCCGAAGAAGACAGCGTTTC from Haladaptatus sp. ZSTT2 encodes:
- the cbiB gene encoding adenosylcobinamide-phosphate synthase CbiB, which produces MGLSAILAVGLAFVLDARFAEPPARVHPVAMFGRLIAPLDRDWRTPTLVGAAIALFFPLAAALVAASTIFVISTPLLAALVAGLWLFSTTSRSMLVSLARDVLAAIDADDPTARSHIRGLVGRETTNLSPGELRSGAVESAAENLADGLVAPLLAFALGVQVSLAAGVAGAVWVKAVNTLDSMLGYPDKPHGTASARLDDAVMWLPARASAALLALAARNLRALSVARRWAHAPPSPNSGWPMATLAAATNAQLRKPDTYTLNPEASLPSSERATRGVRIVNVACVLAFFLAGVIAWF
- a CDS encoding threonine-phosphate decarboxylase gives rise to the protein MEPEAIRATGRVPHGSSDDPTVLDFSANTNPLVPRGVREVYETAFEQARTYPQEPPAAYREAAAEYVGCDSTQTIPTPGGLAAIRLAIECTVSPGDSVLIPYPSFGEYAREVQLQGAQPEFVPHDELLETDPEGHALAIVCNPNNPTGDAYNPDSLREFARACHEASTPLLVDEAFLGFTDHPSLAGEPGVIVARSLTKLFGLPGIRAGFAVADGDLRDALLTARRSWNMGTPALAVGAFCMRETAFIAATRTRVANERERMTAALAEQFEVHHSDAPYLLLDVGDRDVANLLDHALSHGIAIRDATTFRGLDSHIRVAVRLPDENDELLAVLCDV
- a CDS encoding adenosylcobinamide amidohydrolase, which encodes MFEPTVCEEVLCVSQPGGRWLSTGWNGGFEDADAAFNVSVPEGWEHTDLSAYARERRAQARFTDSGPTLFTGVDMEHLRGARLDGVVAFATAGVSNPAALPMEPSGEPSSPVEGPEAGTVNVILCTDRALADDALATLLGVAVEAKTATLLAKTGFTGTTTDAVIVGADPAGEDATFTGSATPVGTAARACVREAVSASLAARYAGNPDKPMPTSVADAKYGVTTTDRATIFNPYR
- a CDS encoding cob(I)yrinic acid a,c-diamide adenosyltransferase, encoding MTDSNSDETRRDAQLKNTPGKGRTPTARAIEPNSPEEFGLVSVWWGNGKGKTTAALGMGFRAAGHGYRVHFLQFMKGGASSVEDVRGEYNAIDAFPGFTYETSGSYGWHGFLDESDDDEHEARAKAGLDRARELLWGASGVSLDEPLALDGEPEEGVHMLILDEILYAANRGLVEPEDVVALIENKPPNLELVLTGGHEPPEYVFEGADLVTEVKKHKHPFDAGQRARRGTEY
- a CDS encoding NTP transferase domain-containing protein — encoded protein: MDALVMCGGRGTRLNADVEKPLYEIAGEPMVDAVITALEESRVERTVAVVSPHTPETARHLDSLPHIETPGEGYVEDLGYALSRVLKPVLTVAADLPLLTGEVLNAVLDAYDGDSLTVCVPAALKYRLGVSADLTFDHEGQAVAPTGVNIVAPSTSETMYLAADPRLAVNVNRPTDAQISEAWR
- the cobT gene encoding nicotinate mononucleotide-dependent phosphoribosyltransferase CobT, whose translation is MRFVLACAATETAQIEGISAAGATRTLMAHTPPADAELIEYGEPTLAPVVPVSPDGCPTPAIVTRAVRECTDFPLLVVDAGLAAQTGAPTVDLGDRPGGDIRNRDPVPNAVAIYDRGVELGESLPDDHLVIGETIPGGTTTALGVLTALGEPHATSSSLPENPQSLKERVVEEGLTASNLAPGDCAEYPLEAVRQMGDPMLAAVSGIAVGALSRGARVTLAGGTQQIAAAALVRHQGIEAPLELATTSFVANDPSSDVQGAAADLGLTFTVTDPGFDDQEHVATEHYCAGVAKEGAGMGGALAVAVERDVSMAAIREQLVECYDRLVGANGA
- the cobS gene encoding adenosylcobinamide-GDP ribazoletransferase; this encodes MVLTALKGALGFLSQVPVGQTGTAWEAFLRTPAAFPLAGYVIGGLLAVPLLLPLPPATAAIVFVCWLLVVTGINHADGVADLGDALAVHGGPERRREVMRDTTVGVGAVLAVCVVFLGVATAGFSLASLPLAALSVVVAAEVSAKLGMVLVACFGTAAHEGLGSALTEPLGPLSFALPLLVSLPVVALSWPTPAASVALVAGLATALVVFWWANRTLGGVSGDVLGATNELARAVALHAGVVAWMRW